The following are encoded together in the Glycine max cultivar Williams 82 chromosome 8, Glycine_max_v4.0, whole genome shotgun sequence genome:
- the LOC100809406 gene encoding glutathione S-transferase F9-like → MVVKVYGPDYANPKRVIVCLIEKEIEFETIHVDSFKEEHKQPEYLKLQPFGLMPVIQDGDYTLYESRAILRYYSEKYKNQGTDLLGKTIEERGLVEQWLEVEAHNYYPPIYNLVMHVLVHPYKGEPFDPKVIQESEEKLGKVLDIYEERLSKTKYLAGDFFSLADLSHLPFTHYLMNHMKKGYMVRERKHVSAWWDDISNRPSWKKVLQLYKDPNF, encoded by the exons ATGGTGGTGAAGGTCTATGGCCCTGACTATGCTAACCCAAAGCGGGTGATAGTGTGTCTCATTGAGAAAGAAATTGAGTTTGAAACAATACATGTTGATAGCTTTAAGGAAGAGCATAAGCAGCCTGAATACCTCAAATTGCAG CCCTTTGGATTGATGCCAGTTATTCAAGATGGTGATTATACTCTTTATG AATCAAGGGCAATACTTAGGTACTATTCTGAAAAGTACAAAAACCAAGGGACTGATTTGTTGGGGAAGACTATAGAAGAGAGGGGCCTTGTGGAGCAATGGCTTGAAGTTGAGGCCCATAACTATTACCCACCAATCTACAACTTGGTTATGCATGTTTTGGTTCACCCATATAAGGGGGAGCCATTTGACCCAAAAGTTATTCAAGAGAGTGAAGAAAAGCTTGGGAAGGTGCTTGACATTTATGAGGAGAGGCTATCCAAGACAAAGTACTTGGCAGGGGATTTCTTCAGCCTTGCTGACCTTAGTCATCTCCCATTTACTCATTATTTGATGAATCACATGAAAAAGGGGTATATGGTTAGAGAAAGGAAGCATGTGAGTGCTTGGTGGGATGACATTAGCAATAGGCCATCTTGGAAGAAGGTTCTCCAGCTATACAAAGACCCTAATTTTTAG